From the genome of Papaver somniferum cultivar HN1 chromosome 2, ASM357369v1, whole genome shotgun sequence, one region includes:
- the LOC113352876 gene encoding F-box protein At3g07870-like, giving the protein MGRFNTLPKEIILETLTGLPTESVICCKLVCKLWRDLVHDSSFSKMHLNHLNSVDDDYGKLSFIIMSRNQEMIKLYYIEYDDDTLFSKKTRMNLIPPFGKYSFVGSYNGLICFNKWCTFYDYSYRGPACICNPITREYIMLPNIQGYDPWTGFGYIPSTNEYKVVRISDDGVIQVYTLGSGNGWRNVGEMDLVKPPFSGVVANGALHWLNHHQGTLFAFDLKDEKFSELTPPSCLTPNAHPDYACRLRVLGDFLSVIYYRDHDSCVDIWLSKKNEDNNELSWSKEFTIESCMPLYFEFMKSGKILCYGSGNIYNYDPKASSARPKIDVSFGKCTISQAIRHMNTLVSLKVLGEKNAKKMDSGRRASSS; this is encoded by the coding sequence ATGGGGAGGTTTAACACTCTCCCAAAAGAGATCATACTAGAAACTCTAACTGGGTTACCTACTGAATCGGTTATATGCTGCAAATTGGTATGCAAACTATGGAGAGATCTTGTTCATGATTCATCCTTTTCTAAGATGCACTTGAATCATCTCAAttctgttgatgatgattatggtAAGTTGAGTTTTATTATCATGAGTCGTAATCAAGAGATGATAAAACTTTATTATATTGAGTATGATGATGATACATTGTTTAGTAAGAAAACAAGGATGAATTTAATCCCTCCATTTGGGAAATATTCTTTTGTTGGTTCATACAATGGTTTGATTTGCTTTAACAAATGGTGCACTTTTTATGATTATTCTTATCGTGGACCTGCTTGTATCTGTAATCCAATTACAAGAGAATATATAATGCTTCCAAATATTCAAGGATATGACCCGTGGACTGGATTTGGGTATATTCCttcaaccaatgagtacaaggttgttagaaTCTCAGATGATGGAGTTATTCAGGTGTACACACTTGGCAGTGGCAATGGATGGAGAAATGTGGGAGAGATGGACTTGGTTAAACCACCATTTTCTGGTGTGGTTGctaatggagctcttcattggttgAACCACCACCAAGGAACCCTTTTTGCTTTCGATTTGAAAGATGAAAAGTTTAGTGAGCTTACACCACCATCTTGTTTGACACCGAATGCTCATCCAGATTATGCTTGTAGATTAAGGGTTTTAGGGGATTTCCTAAGTGTTATTTATTATCGTGATCATGACAGTTGCGTTGATATATGGTTATCAAAAAAGAATGAAGATAATAATGAGTTGAGCTGGAGCAAAGAGTTTACCATCGAGAGTTGTATGCCGCTGTATTTTGAGTTTATGAAGAGTGGTAAGATTCTGTGCTATGGGAGTGGCAACATTTATAATTACGATCCAAAAGCTTCATCTGCCAGGCCCAAAATAGATGTGAGTTTTGGCAAGTGTACAATTTCTCAAGCAATCCGTCACATGAATACATTAGTTTCATTAAAAGTATTAGGAGAAAAGAATGCAAAGAAAATGGATTCTGGTAGAAGAGCAAGTTCAAGTTAG
- the LOC113354564 gene encoding LOB domain-containing protein 22-like, whose product MPQKQQQTIFPPPEMMPRNLQTQASLNTCSQKLTTKISASSSSTTTTTHSSSSSACAACKYQRKKCSSDCLLAPYFPPTHQTEFLNTHKLFGVSNICKIIKSLDNPVEKETAMRSMIFQAEARARDPVGGCAHLIRDLQFQIARCKEELELVYHQIAMCRAAAQAQSVIDVNVNVVPPLPSDNEEDRGIINNQNLLDGYNHQNMLQQFQDMQHQRQPYNVIPVNQVVIQDYDDVAVLNQIWSMESLANQNDALNMIESKHAPSSISSSSPVMDDHNQQQQSSIEDPDVQ is encoded by the coding sequence ATgcctcaaaaacaacaacaaacaataTTCCCTCCGCCAGAAATGATGCCGAGAAACCTCCAAACTCAAGCATCACTAAATACTTGTTCAcaaaaattaaccacaaaaatctctgcttcttcttcatcaacaacaacgacaacccattcttcctcttcctcagCTTGTGCCGCTTGTAAATACCAAAGGAAAAAATGCAGTTCTGATTGTTTATTAGCACCTTATTTCCCACCCACACACCAGACAGAATTTCTTAATACTCATAAACTATTCGGTGTTAGTAATATTTGTAAGATTATTAAAAGTTTAGATAATCCGGTAGAGAAAGAAACAGCGATGCGTTCAATGATTTTTCAAGCTGAGGCTCGTGCTAGAGATCCTGTTGGTGGTTGTGCTCATTTAATTCGTGATCTTCAATTCCAGATTGCTCGTTGCAAAGAAGAACTCGAGCTTGTTTATCATCAAATCGCTATGTGCCGAGCAGCAGCTCAAGCTCAATCCGTTATTGACgttaatgttaatgttgttcCTCCTCTTCCAAGCGACAATGAGGAGGATAGAGGAATTATTAATAATCAAAATCTTTTAGATGGTTAtaatcatcaaaatatgttgCAGCAGTTTCAAGATATGCAACATCAACGGCAGCCTTACAATGTTATTCCGGTAAATCAAGTGGTAATTCAGGATTATGACGATGTAGCTGTTCTTAATCAGATTTGGAGTATGGAGTCATTAGCTAATCAAAATGATGCTTTGAATATGATCGAGAGCAAACACGCCCCATCTTCAATTTCCAGTTCGTCTCCCGTAATGGATGATCATAATCAGCAACAACAATCGTCCATTGAAGATCCTGATGTTCAATGA
- the LOC113350557 gene encoding probable ribose-5-phosphate isomerase 2, which translates to MVATISESPVLTQDELKKIAAYKAVEYVESGMVLGLGTGSTAYYAVNRIGELLKQGKLNNIIGIPTSKKTEEQAISLGIPLSDLDTHPVLDLAIDGADEVDSYLNLVKGRGGSLLREKMVEGACRKFVVIVDESKMVKTLGGSGLAMPVEIVPFCWNFTATRLQNLFAEAGCVAKLRRVAETGKPFMTDNANYIVDLYFEREIGDLKVASDEILRLAGVVEHGMFIDMATTVIVAGECGITVKNK; encoded by the coding sequence atggtGGCAACGATTTCAGAATCACCGGTTCTAACTCAAGACGAGTTAAAGAAAATAGCAGCATACAAAGCTGTTGAATACGTTGAATCGGGAATGGTATTAGGATTAGGAACCGGTTCAACAGCTTACTACGCCGTGAATCGAATCGGAGAGTTACTGAAACAAGGCAAACTCAACAACATAATCGGAATCCCAACTTCCAAAAAAACTGAAGAACAAGCGATTTCGTTAGGTATACCGTTATCTGATTTAGATACTCATCCAGTTCTTGATCTTGCTATCGACGGTGCAGACGAAGTCGATTCTTATCTCAATCTTGTCAAAGGACGTGGTGGATCGTTACTCAGAGAGAAAATGGTCGAAGGAGCTTGCCGGAAGTTTGTGGTAATCGTGGATGAGTCTAAGATGGTGAAAACTTTAGGTGGGAGTGGATTAGCTATGCCGGTTGAGATTGTTCCGTTCTGTTGGAATTTTACGGCGACACGGCTTCAGAATTTGTTTGCGGAGGCGGGGTGCGTTGCGAAGCTCAGGAGGGTTGCGGAGACGGGGAAGCCGTTTATGACTGATAACGCGAATTATATTGTTGATTTGTATTTTGAAAGGGAGATTGGTGATTTGAAGGTTGCAAGTGATGAGATTTTGAGACTTGCTGGTGTTGTGGAGCATGGGATGTTTATTGATATGGCTACTACGGTTATTGTTGCTGGTGAATGCGGAATCACTGTCAAGAATAAATAA